A stretch of Pomacea canaliculata isolate SZHN2017 linkage group LG6, ASM307304v1, whole genome shotgun sequence DNA encodes these proteins:
- the LOC112566504 gene encoding uncharacterized protein LOC112566504, with protein MRGGFLFLLAAVAFVGGRAAFTCRSEYGNRLEQFNGYRARVELPCKYNAIKDQQCGDYIINVTPGITFNGVDYLSATAWLGVKRISDGKFLEFRTSYKIAGKYLTELKCEGSTTLLPIVKKDGDLEFADIFNYTPEDDGLGVVFTEKQNTWSFSFGLYQFKGSRFKSSDWSFTCNDDSVPLVPYPEQLCGNTSKNVLKDRTAGFTQWSDDVATVLLDALNNSQTVQYEQLEDFCLVSQDKLVNLCPDDAARERTIAACWMIVGEKGHRKCLTKYTFPPIEIFANCVDWMCSGAPPKDPNKSCDKVAEAIDDCREFPILTSLVKASKCYSGLTYRLKDDSEGDSCP; from the exons GGAGAGCGGCGTTCACCTGTCGCTCTGAGTATGGCAACCGACTGGAGCAGTTTAACGGCTACAGAGCCAGGGTGGAGCTGCCCTGCAAGTACAATGCCATCAAGGATCAGCAATGCGGTGACTACATCATCAACGTCACCCCAGGTATCACCTTTAACGGCGTGGATTACCTCTCTGCCACGGCCTGGTTGGGTGTCAAGAGGATCTCCGACGGCAAGTTCCTCGAGTTCCGCACCAGCTACAAGATCGCCGGCAAA TACCTGACTGAGTTGAAATGCGAGGGGTCGACAACCCTTCTGCCGATCGTGAAGAAGGACGGCGATCTTGAGTTCGCCGACATCTTTAACTACACTCCCGAAGATGACGGCCTTGGTGTGGTCTTCACTGAGAAACAAAATACCTGGTCATTCAGCTTCGGGCTGTATCAGTTTAAAGGCAGTAGATTCAAGTCTTCTGACTGGTCCTTCACTTGCAATGATGACAGCGTTCCACTAGTTCCGTATCCTGAGCAGCTCTGTG GAAATACCAGTAAAAACGTTCTGAAGGACAGGACTGCTGGCTTCACTCAATGGTCAGACGACGTAGCCACTGTTTTGCTCGACGCACTCAATAATTCACAGACTGTCCAATACGAGCA ACTCGAAGACTTCTGCTTAGTCAGCCAGGACAAGCTCGTCAACCTCTGTCCCGACGACGCAGCGAGAGAAAGGACCATCGCCGCGTGCTGGATGATCGTGGGTGAGAAAGGTCACCGCAAGTGTCTGACCAAGTACACCTTCCCACCCATCGAAATCTTTGCC AATTGTGTGGATTGGATGTGTAGTGGAGCACCACCCAAGGACCCAAATAAAAGCTGTGACAAGGTGGCTGAAGCCATCGACGACTGTCGCGAGTTTCCGATTCTGACGAGCCTGGTGAAGGCGTCCAAGTGTTACAGCGGCCTCACGTACCGACTGAAGGACGACAGCGAGGGTGACAGCTGTCCCTAA